A window of Prolixibacter sp. SD074 contains these coding sequences:
- a CDS encoding MFS transporter, which yields MAFEKDWQFKKFCAYGFLKNLRFFEPFMVLFLMSAGLSYLQIGLLYSLRMILQNLLEIPAGIVSDALGRRRTMITSFVFYILSFLAFFFSGKLTGFIISMSIFALGEAFRTGTHKAMIFEYLKMKGWESEKVAYYGHTRSWSQQGSALSALIAAGLVILSHNYRMIFLFSIVPYVLDLALIASYPKALDGEKMNIRFSDIGKNFKEVLADFWYSFKNPLMLKTIANSSIYSGYYKALKDFLQPVIKSLALALPVLTMQPNETRSAVLVGIIYYLIYRASSLAARHSGQFSLRFSSLQMALTLSIFIGAGAGLLSGLFYRFHIPAVAILFFVAVYLVENLRKPIGMSCTADLLEKDILATALSAAAQLETLFGAIFTAFLGFLADKFGLANGLMIVSLLLMALAPMFFIRNSQTKA from the coding sequence ATGGCCTTTGAGAAAGATTGGCAGTTTAAGAAGTTTTGTGCCTACGGATTCCTGAAGAACCTCCGCTTCTTCGAACCTTTTATGGTGCTCTTCCTGATGAGTGCCGGTCTCTCCTACCTGCAAATTGGTTTGCTGTACAGCCTTCGAATGATTCTCCAGAACTTACTGGAAATACCGGCCGGCATTGTTTCCGATGCACTGGGCCGCCGCCGGACCATGATCACATCCTTTGTTTTTTACATCTTATCCTTCCTGGCATTTTTCTTTTCCGGAAAGCTCACCGGTTTTATCATTTCAATGAGCATTTTCGCTTTAGGGGAAGCATTTCGGACAGGTACCCATAAGGCCATGATTTTTGAATACCTGAAAATGAAAGGTTGGGAATCGGAAAAGGTGGCTTATTATGGGCATACCCGGAGTTGGTCGCAACAGGGTTCTGCCCTTTCGGCTTTAATTGCTGCCGGCCTGGTTATTCTCAGCCACAACTACCGAATGATTTTTCTTTTTTCCATTGTGCCCTACGTGCTCGATCTCGCCCTGATTGCCAGTTACCCAAAAGCCCTTGATGGGGAAAAGATGAATATCCGTTTTTCCGATATTGGAAAAAATTTCAAAGAGGTGCTCGCCGATTTCTGGTATTCCTTCAAAAATCCGTTAATGCTGAAAACCATTGCCAACAGTTCAATCTATTCAGGTTACTACAAGGCATTGAAAGATTTTTTGCAGCCGGTAATCAAAAGCCTGGCTCTGGCTCTTCCTGTTCTCACCATGCAACCCAATGAAACCAGAAGTGCAGTCCTGGTAGGCATAATCTATTACCTTATTTACCGTGCATCGAGTTTGGCAGCCCGCCATTCGGGACAATTCTCCCTCCGCTTCAGCTCGTTACAGATGGCCCTAACACTCTCTATTTTCATTGGCGCCGGTGCCGGTTTACTCTCCGGGTTGTTTTATCGCTTCCACATTCCGGCTGTGGCTATCCTGTTTTTCGTAGCTGTTTACCTGGTTGAAAACCTGCGGAAACCCATCGGGATGAGCTGTACCGCTGACTTGCTGGAGAAAGATATCCTGGCAACAGCCTTGTCGGCCGCTGCTCAGTTGGAAACCTTGTTTGGGGCTATTTTCACGGCGTTTTTGGGTTTTTTGGCCGACAAGTTTGGTTTGGCCAATGGCCTGATGATTGTTTCGCTGTTACTTATGGCCCTGGCACCAATGTTTTTCATTCGGAATTCCCAAACGAAAGCTTAA
- a CDS encoding Crp/Fnr family transcriptional regulator, translated as MNVDLTLLEKRLPFFELSLRYAIAEKGILQEIEEGEAIIREGQYIKSVPLVLEGLVRISRLDDQGRELLLYYLHPGEVCAMSLTCCMGYPQSNIRAVAEAPSLLLRIPTPLLDQWMNTYQSWKEYVMYAYHKRFDELLETIDSIAFMKMDERLEKFFADRFRSTGSTLYTGTHQDIAFSLNTSREVVSRLLKKLEKDGIITLSRNKIDYSGMVKS; from the coding sequence ATGAATGTCGATTTAACCCTACTGGAAAAGCGGCTCCCGTTTTTTGAACTTTCGCTACGCTATGCCATCGCCGAAAAAGGCATCTTGCAGGAGATAGAAGAAGGTGAAGCGATCATTCGCGAAGGCCAGTATATTAAGTCGGTCCCTTTGGTCCTTGAAGGTCTGGTCCGCATTTCCCGTCTCGACGACCAGGGACGCGAACTCCTGCTTTATTACCTCCATCCCGGTGAAGTTTGTGCCATGTCGCTCACTTGCTGCATGGGATACCCCCAAAGTAATATCCGGGCTGTTGCCGAGGCCCCCTCCCTGTTGCTCCGCATCCCAACTCCCCTGCTCGATCAATGGATGAACACCTACCAAAGCTGGAAAGAATACGTGATGTATGCTTACCATAAACGTTTCGACGAGCTGCTGGAAACCATCGATAGCATTGCCTTCATGAAAATGGACGAACGGCTGGAAAAATTCTTTGCCGATCGTTTCCGGTCGACCGGAAGTACGCTGTATACCGGAACGCACCAGGATATCGCCTTTTCGTTGAATACTTCACGCGAAGTGGTTTCGCGACTTCTGAAAAAACTGGAAAAAGATGGGATCATCACGCTTTCGCGGAATAAAATCGATTATTCGGGGATGGTGAAATCGTGA